From a region of the Constantimarinum furrinae genome:
- a CDS encoding nucleoside deaminase, producing the protein MLKPYDDNYFMKRALQEAEQAYVKGEIPIGAVIVSNDQIIARAHNLTETLNDVTAHAEMQAITAAANYLGGKYLTKCTLYVTIEPCQMCAGALYWSQISKIVYGARDEQRGCISLNTKLHPKTTMTGGILENEAAHLLKKFFIEKRNLN; encoded by the coding sequence ATGCTCAAACCTTACGATGATAACTATTTTATGAAACGGGCACTGCAGGAAGCAGAACAGGCTTATGTAAAAGGGGAAATTCCAATAGGTGCGGTGATCGTAAGTAATGATCAGATCATTGCCCGGGCGCATAACCTTACCGAAACATTGAACGATGTCACTGCACATGCCGAAATGCAGGCGATTACCGCAGCGGCAAATTATTTGGGAGGGAAGTATCTCACCAAGTGTACATTGTATGTCACTATAGAGCCTTGCCAGATGTGTGCGGGAGCGTTGTATTGGAGTCAGATATCCAAGATTGTATACGGTGCCAGAGATGAGCAACGTGGATGTATTTCTTTAAACACCAAATTACACCCTAAAACGACCATGACCGGAGGAATATTGGAAAATGAAGCGGCTCATCTTCTTAAAAAATTCTTTATAGAGAAACGGAATTTAAACTAA
- the dgt gene encoding dGTP triphosphohydrolase, which translates to MQWEQLLSLKRQGDINKRLRTEQDETRLGFEVDYDRVIFSSAFRSLQDKTQVIPLSKTSFVHTRLTHSLEVSVVGRSLGRTVGKAILEKHPQLQTVHGHHFNDFGAIVAAAALAHDIGNPPFGHSGEKAIGDYFQNGNGNRFKARLSDSEFQDLIDYEGNANGFKILTESKQGVEGGLRLSFATLGAFIKYPKESLPKKPTKHIADKKYGVFQSEIPFFTEVATELGLQPRAKGTSISYCRHPLAYLVEAADDICYTIIDFEDGINLGLIEEEVALEYLINLVKDTINREKYNSLKKASDRLAYLRSLAINTLITEASGIFLHHEEQIRSGDFSEALLDKSKFKAQIDDILKISIEKIYKSNEVIEKEIAGYTILSTLLDTYTTAFENHLNNRARHYDKLILKEFDGMLDNKASEYEYLMECCNYISRLTDGNALQIFQKIKGNL; encoded by the coding sequence ATGCAATGGGAACAGTTGCTATCCCTGAAACGACAAGGGGATATAAATAAGCGCCTGCGAACCGAACAGGATGAAACGCGACTGGGATTTGAAGTAGATTACGACAGAGTGATCTTTTCGTCGGCCTTTAGAAGTCTTCAGGATAAAACGCAGGTCATTCCACTTTCCAAAACATCTTTTGTACATACCCGCTTAACACATAGTCTTGAAGTCTCGGTAGTGGGAAGATCTTTGGGAAGAACCGTTGGAAAGGCAATTCTCGAAAAACACCCTCAGTTACAAACCGTCCACGGACATCATTTTAATGACTTTGGGGCTATAGTGGCGGCTGCGGCTTTGGCACATGATATAGGAAACCCACCCTTCGGACATAGCGGAGAAAAAGCGATTGGAGATTATTTCCAAAACGGAAACGGTAACAGATTTAAGGCGAGGCTTTCCGATAGTGAGTTTCAGGATCTTATTGATTATGAAGGTAATGCCAACGGTTTCAAAATTCTCACAGAGAGTAAGCAAGGCGTAGAAGGGGGATTGCGATTGTCGTTTGCAACATTGGGAGCATTCATAAAATATCCTAAAGAATCACTTCCGAAGAAACCCACTAAACATATAGCCGATAAGAAATACGGAGTCTTTCAGAGTGAAATTCCCTTCTTTACTGAAGTTGCCACTGAGCTTGGATTACAACCAAGAGCTAAGGGAACGAGCATTAGTTATTGCAGGCACCCGCTTGCCTATTTGGTAGAAGCTGCAGATGACATTTGTTATACTATAATCGATTTTGAAGACGGAATTAATCTCGGATTGATCGAAGAGGAGGTTGCCCTCGAATATCTTATTAATCTTGTTAAGGACACGATCAATAGAGAAAAATACAACAGTCTGAAAAAAGCATCAGACCGATTAGCATATCTGCGATCTTTGGCGATTAACACCCTTATCACTGAGGCATCCGGTATTTTTCTTCACCACGAAGAACAAATACGATCCGGAGATTTTTCAGAAGCATTGCTGGATAAGAGTAAGTTTAAGGCACAAATTGATGATATTCTTAAAATAAGTATAGAAAAGATCTATAAAAGCAACGAAGTGATTGAAAAGGAGATCGCCGGATATACGATACTATCTACCTTATTGGACACCTATACCACTGCCTTTGAAAACCATCTCAATAATAGGGCGCGGCATTACGACAAACTCATTTTAAAGGAATTCGACGGAATGTTGGATAACAAAGCTTCTGAATATGAATATTTAATGGAATGCTGCAATTATATTTCACGACTTACCGATGGTAATGCCCTTCAGATCTTTCAAAAGATAAAAGGAAATCTTTAA
- a CDS encoding 1-deoxy-D-xylulose-5-phosphate synthase, which translates to MPDRLLHSIKFPEDLRKIPEDRLPQLSRELRDFIINIVAVKEGHLGASLGVVELTIALHYVFNTPEDLLIWDVGHQAYGHKILTGRKDIFDSNRRLNGISGFPKRSESEYDAFGTGHSSTAISAALGMAIASQLTGAVHRQHIAVVGDASIASGMAFEALNHAGVTSTNLLVILNDNAIGIDPSVGALKDYLTKVTLDGAPETDNVFEALNFNYSGPIDGHDISKLISELNRLKDIKGPKLLHVITKKGKGLRQAEEDQVKYHAPGKFDAETGDLLPKDRTTVLPPKFQDVFGKTLVELAGKNEKIVGITPAMPTGSSLKFMMDAFPERAFDVGIAEQHAVTFAAGLATQGLTVYCNIYSTFLQRAYDQLIHDVCLQDLPVIFCLDRAGIVGEDGATHHGIFDLAYLNCIPNLMIFAPRNEIELRNILYTTQLELKHPIAIRYPRGRGTILDWKVPFSEIKMGHAETLKSGSTIAVLSIGAIASNVSAAIESLDDSSTVGHFDMRFLKPLDEALLHQIFSEYTHIITVEDGVINGGFGSVISQFAVRHQYHNKIEILGIPDCFPEHGTVTELHDLAGISSEKILKAIKSFH; encoded by the coding sequence ATGCCGGACAGACTGCTTCATAGTATTAAATTTCCCGAAGATCTGCGTAAAATTCCCGAAGATCGACTGCCTCAACTTTCCAGGGAACTTCGTGATTTTATAATTAATATCGTTGCGGTAAAAGAAGGCCATTTGGGAGCAAGTCTTGGAGTGGTCGAACTCACTATTGCATTGCATTATGTCTTTAATACTCCCGAAGATCTTCTTATTTGGGATGTAGGGCATCAGGCCTACGGCCATAAGATCCTTACCGGAAGAAAAGATATCTTCGATTCCAACAGACGTTTAAACGGTATAAGCGGTTTTCCAAAACGAAGTGAAAGTGAATACGACGCCTTTGGAACCGGGCACAGCAGCACGGCAATCTCAGCTGCGCTGGGTATGGCAATTGCTTCGCAATTGACAGGTGCTGTCCACAGACAGCACATTGCCGTGGTAGGAGATGCATCCATAGCCAGTGGTATGGCGTTTGAAGCGCTTAACCACGCCGGAGTTACCTCTACGAACCTCCTGGTGATCCTGAACGACAATGCGATAGGCATAGACCCGAGTGTAGGCGCACTTAAAGACTACCTAACTAAAGTAACACTGGACGGTGCCCCTGAAACAGACAATGTATTTGAAGCTTTAAATTTCAACTACTCCGGACCTATAGACGGGCATGATATCTCAAAACTAATTTCAGAATTAAACAGATTAAAAGATATAAAAGGTCCGAAATTACTTCATGTAATTACCAAAAAGGGAAAAGGACTGCGGCAAGCTGAAGAAGATCAGGTGAAATACCACGCTCCCGGAAAATTTGATGCCGAAACCGGAGACTTACTACCCAAGGATAGAACTACTGTTCTGCCGCCCAAATTTCAGGATGTATTCGGAAAAACCCTGGTGGAACTCGCCGGTAAGAATGAAAAGATCGTGGGAATTACTCCCGCCATGCCTACCGGAAGTTCCTTGAAATTTATGATGGATGCATTCCCTGAACGCGCCTTCGATGTGGGAATCGCCGAACAACATGCCGTGACATTTGCTGCCGGGCTCGCAACACAGGGCCTCACTGTATATTGTAACATATATTCTACCTTCCTTCAACGCGCCTACGATCAGTTAATTCACGATGTTTGCTTACAGGATCTTCCTGTAATATTTTGTTTGGATCGTGCGGGCATCGTGGGAGAAGACGGGGCCACACATCATGGGATCTTCGATCTCGCTTATCTAAATTGTATCCCTAATCTAATGATCTTTGCCCCCAGAAATGAAATTGAACTTCGCAACATCTTGTATACCACTCAACTGGAACTGAAACATCCTATCGCGATACGATATCCGCGGGGCAGAGGAACCATCTTAGACTGGAAGGTTCCCTTTTCAGAAATTAAAATGGGCCACGCAGAAACGCTCAAATCCGGTAGTACAATTGCTGTGCTAAGTATAGGTGCTATCGCTTCTAATGTTTCAGCTGCCATTGAATCGTTGGATGATAGTTCGACAGTGGGGCATTTCGATATGCGATTTTTAAAACCTCTGGACGAAGCATTATTGCATCAGATTTTTTCAGAGTATACCCACATCATTACAGTGGAAGACGGTGTTATAAATGGTGGCTTCGGAAGTGTAATTTCACAATTCGCAGTACGCCATCAGTACCACAATAAAATTGAGATTCTTGGAATTCCCGATTGTTTTCCGGAGCACGGCACCGTAACCGAATTACACGATCTGGCAGGGATCTCTTCAGAAAAAATACTAAAGGCAATTAAATCGTTTCATTAA
- a CDS encoding cold-shock protein: MEGTVKFFNESKGYGFITNDETGKDIFVHVTGLNGEALNEGDKVEYVEEEGRKGMVAAQVRVIHE, translated from the coding sequence ATGGAAGGAACAGTAAAGTTTTTTAACGAATCAAAAGGTTACGGTTTTATCACCAATGATGAAACCGGCAAAGACATCTTTGTACACGTAACAGGTCTTAATGGTGAGGCACTTAACGAGGGCGACAAAGTAGAGTATGTTGAAGAAGAAGGACGAAAAGGAATGGTTGCGGCACAAGTGCGCGTCATTCACGAATAG